The region AGTATCTAGAACTGAAACCTTAGTGAAAAACATCACCAGAACACATCAGGTTTTATAGAACTTACCAGCAGAAACGTCACTAGCCAAGACATGGTagtactggaaagaaaagaagctgattAGCAAGAGAAGCCATTCCTGAATCATTTACTCATTTTGTCTTGTTCCTTACAGGAAGGCTTCTTGGGCAAGGATTTCAGGGTAAGGTTCAAGGGCAACAACTACTTATGAATGGAAATATGCAGAGATATATATTCCACCAGTTTCTGCATCCTTTACAATTTGctgttttcagctgaagaaacTAGAAATGGTTGGATTCTCTCAGTTTTACCTCATAAATTGTGCTGCAGTACAAAAGGGTTTTGTATTTGAGCTAGAGCTAACAAGAAATAAACACAGCCAAGAAAAAGAGCCCAAAAGCTCCAAAACAACTCTCTGCCCTTTTATTGTGATGCATATGTTGCTCAATGCCACAAACCCTCTCTTATTACTTCAGCTACACAGGGTCACTTACTTGGTGAACTTCCATCCAAAACAGTCTCAGAAGAGCACGTCTAGATTTATTCCCCCTGTGCATTTTCTAGGAGAAATGTGGATTGCTATTACAGtattactgcagaaaaaaacaatttgatTGCTGTCATATTTCAAGAAATCACCGTGAATGCATTCTTTCAGTGTATTCCCTATATAATATCAACAGAGTACTTTAGGTAGGCAGTTATTCGAAGGCTGTGGCCACCCTCAGCTTTTTGAAGTTGCTTGGTCTTTACTGCACGAATCTCCAAGAACAGCCCCTGCCACATGTGTACTGGCAGACCGAGCACCAACGAAACCCAGGCTTCCAGAAATGAAGAGTAGTGATTCAACTGGAGAATTACAAAGATTCACAGTTGTAGATGAATACGAAGAAACCTTTCACAGGAACCTAAAGGTAAATAGAAGAAGTGTGGAATGTACACGGACAGCCAAGCAAGATGCCTCAGCAATAAGaaactttaaaacaacaaaaaaaaaaattcagtgtcttttttcacttttgtgaCTGCCTGTAGTTTTGTGCTGTACTTGTCTGTGCAGACACGTGCTGGGAAGGTGAGGATCAGGCACACTTTGCAGTGCTTGCCACTTGAGAAGGAGCTGCAAATGTTAAAAACATGTGAAAACAATGCTCATCCTATACAGTTCTCTAATGTTCCCAGTTTGCAGGCTGGTTCAAATTCTGTCAGGAAATACCGTTTGTGTCTCTACCATCTCTGAGAAGACTGACAGTGAAATAAAACCCAGATGCACATGTTAAGTGACCTGTAGGGCCTCAGCCTTTTGTATAAATTTAATGTTTCAGGTCTTaagccttccccagcttccacCCCCAAAGATACAGGAAAAGCCTGGCAGGGGGGAAACACTCTGCAATTTCTGTGTTAGAATTACAGTGCTCTTTCCAGTTACATGTAGAACTGGAGGTCAgagaagaagttaaaaaaaaaaagggcaggaaaaaTGGTAAGATAGGTTAATTCATTTCAACATCTTCATCAACATAGGTGCCAGATGCTCTTTCAGCTGTGGATCAATTTGAATGTTGCTCAGTTCTTTGATATTGAGGATCATCTCATGGGCTTGGAAGAAAAGCTCCTTCCCCACAGCATCCTCCACCCGCCTGCGCCACTCCATCAGCCTTGGTCTGTCTTCAAAGATGTCGCAACCAACTCCAACAGGCTgcagaaagggggagagagagacagtgaGGCATTGGGCAGTCACTTCTTCACCAAGACAACAGGCACCAAAAGTGTACCTGCAGGTAcaggtagaggaaaaaaatgaagaagagcTCATAGAGGAGCACTAGGACGGAAGGAAATCTCCTCTGGTCAGGTGTATCTATCTGGGGGAAACAGAAGCTAGCCTGTATTTTAAAGGGCATTTACAAGTCAATTCCTGAGTGCCAGAACAGCTGTTatgagcagcagagatgactaCCACTTATTGTGAGTGATTTTCAGCGACAGCATTGAAGACGTGGTCGGGTGACATCTCCAGGGACAACTGCACAGTCTGCAGTATGGAGTGCTATATTATATAGCAAAACCACAGCACAAAATGCTAAGTGTTTAATTGAACTGATGTCTTAGTTGACATTATCTACCCTCCTTCTACTTTCTGCCTGTGCCACTCTCTGGAACACAATGCTGTAGAGAAGCAGAACTGCTAATTTGCAGTCTCTGGGATACCGAACTGGAAGAAAGAATCCCTTCTGGGTTGCAGGATCCAGGCCCTGATGGTCTGGCAGAAAACAACCAGTTTGTAACAGACTTAATTTGATTGCCTCTGTCTGAGATTCAGTCTTGCATCTTCCAGACGTGGCATGGTCAAGTACCATCTGAAGAAGAATATTCTTGTATGATAAAAATATCCCTGtatcattttcttatttcatcagACCTGCCTGCTATTGCTTCTCACTTTTATATATTACCTCCTTCTCTGGAGGTTAAAAGTAAAGTCACGATAAAGgatgaaggagaagaagaagtATTGGTAGAGACGAGAAACAAAAGAGATCTGTTgcagccagcttttttttttggttaactgGTTTTCTGAACCCACTCCCATATTCTCCTCATTGTCTTAGGCCAGTTCTGTTGAGATATGCCCTCACTTCTCTTTCTAGTGAAGTGTTACCACATGCtgcacccctccctgcccagcagcatctGTTTTCCCTTGTGCTGAGACTTCCTTACCAGACTCCAGCACTCACTTGCATCAGCTCCACAATGGCCACAAGATCCGCCAGAGAGATCTCGCTCCCGATGATAAAAGCCTTGTCCTGCAGAAACCTCTCCTCAAATTGCTTCAGGGAAGTGGACAGCCCCTCCATAACCTCCTGGAGCTTCTCGGAGGGCAGTGGCTGCCCTGTGAAGAGGGGAATCAGCACCTGAGGAGAGAAGGGACTTAAGAGTACAGTCGGCCATCTTCTCATGGATCTGGCGGTAGTCATTTAAGTTACACCCCATGAACTACTCATAGTCGTCAGTGATCCTGCAGCAAAACTGCAGGAGGGAATGATGCTAGAGCTTCATGGACTGCTGCAGTTCCAAGCAGCTCATGGACAGAGAGCACACAAGCAGTCCTAAGCAGCTGATCTGCCGTGACAGTAACCTCCAGCTAATGGGCAGCAACGTGCAGAACGAAGCCAAGGATTCAGCTCGTTTTGTGCCTGGCAGCTGTGCCCTCCCACTCCACCTTGGTgggttacaaaagaaaaataggcaaCAGCTCCAGGGAAGACAAACCTCTGCCATAGTCACCCCTGCTATGTCCTCTGTTTCAACAGCCTGCCAAGACGTGTCAGcaggctgcctgcccagcagccaCCCCTGCTATCCACCCTGTTGTGTCCTGTTGTGTAAGCGGTGCTGGAGGCAGGCAGACAGGCAGGCAGCTGTCTGTCCTGCAGGGCGATGGAAAGGAGGGCATGGTGGTGGCTGTGGCAGGGAGCCTAGGAGGGACTGGAATGCATCAGCACCGGCTGGAGAGGTGGGAAATGGCTTCCTCTGCATGACAGCAGCCAGCGAGGCTGGGAGTGGGTAAGCACCATTTTTATACCAGCCTTTCTGTGGCCTCccaagcataatttttttaaccACTAGAAATTTTTCCAGAGCAATCATGTAAGTGCGGTCCTTGTCTCCACCGACGTGCTGGCACAGGAGGTAGTTGGCTTTCTGTGAGATTTTTCACGATTCACAGAAGTGTACGCAGCGTCGGAGCTCACTGTGTTTCACAACTATGCTGCCTCCACCTACCACAGCTAAGGAAATACAGTTTATTTAGAGAAGCAAAATTAAAGATACAGATTTCCATCGGTGGGAGTGGACCGAATTTCTACTTACTGCTAGTATATTCAACTATTCAAGTTGGGATTGCTTAATCCAAGCCAGGATTTTTGCCAAATACATGTGGAATCTATTTCATCAGAAAATTCATGGCCAGTTCTTTTCCTAAGTGGTTCTAATTATGCATGATGGGATCTCCGGGTATAATCACTCGAAACAGcatcttcttccttttctataTCTCATGGCAGTCTATCTTCTCCCATGTCTAGCTAATATGCCTTCTGTTACATGGTGGCTTTCCCTATATGTTTCCCTATTTTCAATTATTCTGAGGCACTTTTCTGTATCTGGGTTATCTAATCAGCAGCAGCAATTAGTTGGATTTCTTTCCCTTGGAGCACTGCAATAACAGCCTGCAGAGACTGGAAGAAACTGCTTCTCGTACAAATCTGACTCATATTTGAATTGCTTCTCTGTGCTCTCTAGCCAAAACATCAAATGTCAATAAATCAAAAAGCTAAATGAGTCCTGATACATTTTGTTAGGCACAAACAAGGGCAAACTTTACACAGGAAGAGTGAAGTTCTTATCTGTTTACTGGCAATCCTGATTTCACCTGAAATTCCATACCACAGCTGTACTTGCAGGGCTGTATTTGTACCTGGGCCTCTCTAAGGACAGTTGCATTAACTATCTGGTAGTTGGCTGGGAATAGGCGTCCAGCAGAATCTTCTGATACTACATGATCTTCTGCCTCAGGGTGATTTTGTTAATTTTGCCTAAATGTAAATTGATCTGACCACACCGAATAAAGAAATTCTGCCATTCTCTCTGTGTCTCTATTCTGTCTATCCCCGAGCCCATTTCAGAGAAGTACCCAAGTGTGCTGGAAGCAGAAGGCTCCTTCTGGATTTCCACCCTGATGGGGCTGCAGGGACTTGTATGAAGAATGCAAGCCTCTCTGCTTCCAGCAACAAAGCACATGCTCGCCAAAGAAGCAAAACTTCTGCCTGTGTGCACGCTTTGCACAGCTGTGCAGTGAGGGGGAGGTTCTTGGAGGCAATATCCAATCTGTTATATATTCGTTCACAAATCCAGGCAATGGAAGTCTGTTGGGCTTTGAGACCTTCTGTACCAGACctactttaaggaaaaaaacaaaatgaccaaagctgcttttgccagaTCCTGATGTTGAGCAATTGGGAACAGCTCCCTCTCTGACAGCTCCTCTCAGCTAGGAATGGCCTAAGTTTGTTATTTCAGTGTGACAAACTCTCTCCAAATTGGGGCTGTTCAAATGCTCAGCATTCTGCCAGGAAAGCATCACTTTACTCACATTTTAATATTCAATCTCCTTACCTTGATCCACATGGTCTTAGGAGCATTAGCCCGGATGTTCGCATGATGCCACGAGAGGTATTCATCTACCTGCGCCCGTTTTTGTATGTCTGATGGGTACCAGTGGTCGGGAGTGTTGTACTTTCGAGTCAGATACAGCAGAATGGCAGTGCTGCTCAGACATTAACAAGAGACAAGAAAGGGGTCAGGGAGTTATGATAGAGAATGCTTTCACCTAAGCTCTCTCTCCTGCCCCTTCTGAACTTGCTGCTTCCACTAAAAAGCATTCAGATACAGATTTCCGATGGAGTCTAGGAACCATATATAGGCATCTAATTCATGTTGACATCAGAGATGGCACTGAATCACCTGAGTTCCCATGAAACCTGCTAGAAAATCCCAGTGCTGTTATATGGTGCAGAGTACTGCTGGACAGTACTGGGGTAAACAAACAATAAACCTCCATAATCATCTATCAGCAATGTTAACCCCACTTGTTCCTTGACTGTTCTGACCCATCTCTCTGACACCTGTGCAGGTTTATGCGCTTGTGTACTAAATGAAACTCTCTAATGGGTTATGTTGCCTTTTCATCAGATCTATCTCTAGCCTGcagcttccactgaagtcagtggaagtccCAGCAAAGACAGCCTACAGAATCTTTTTGTGTTTGTCCAGATGTTTATACTTTCACTAATTGGCAGGAGAAGTCAGATGGAAAAATATCTTAGTCATCTGCAACAATATGTAGGCTGTTACTACAAAAAGAGATGCCACAGAAAATTCTGTGCTGATAAAACGGAAAAAAATGCAGGCCCTCCTACGACACTGATACTACTATAGTTcaattatttcagtattatgaCACCATTAACCAGTCTCCGT is a window of Mycteria americana isolate JAX WOST 10 ecotype Jacksonville Zoo and Gardens chromosome 13, USCA_MyAme_1.0, whole genome shotgun sequence DNA encoding:
- the LOC142416387 gene encoding glutathione S-transferase theta-1, coding for MGLELYLDLLSQPCRSIYIFARSNNIPFEFKHVELFKDSVLGKKPAAGSGAEQPRAGPSNSEGAGKVSLLKKVPALKDGDFTLAECTAILLYLTRKYNTPDHWYPSDIQKRAQVDEYLSWHHANIRANAPKTMWIKVLIPLFTGQPLPSEKLQEVMEGLSTSLKQFEERFLQDKAFIIGSEISLADLVAIVELMQPVGVGCDIFEDRPRLMEWRRRVEDAVGKELFFQAHEMILNIKELSNIQIDPQLKEHLAPMLMKMLK